A window of the Bacteroides thetaiotaomicron VPI-5482 genome harbors these coding sequences:
- a CDS encoding potassium channel family protein: MKSALSDFILGKKGIYGILHIIILLMSLFLVISISIDTFKGIPFYTQSSYMKIQLWICIWFLFDFVLEFFLAKHKWRYIRTHFIFLLVAIPYQNIIAYYGWTFSPEVTYLLRFIPLLRGGYALAIVVGWLTYNRASSLFVSYLTMLLATVYFASLAFFVLEHKVNPLVTDYGDALWWAFMDVTTVGSNIIAMTTTGRVLSVLLAALGMMMFPIFTVYITNLIQQSNQKKKQYYAEEEEKTASA; the protein is encoded by the coding sequence ATGAAATCAGCGCTTTCCGATTTTATTCTGGGGAAAAAGGGGATTTATGGCATTCTCCACATTATTATATTGTTAATGTCCCTTTTTCTGGTTATTAGTATTTCGATCGATACGTTTAAGGGGATTCCTTTTTATACACAGTCCTCGTACATGAAGATCCAGTTGTGGATTTGCATCTGGTTCCTGTTCGATTTTGTACTGGAGTTTTTTCTGGCAAAGCATAAGTGGCGTTATATACGGACGCACTTTATCTTTTTGCTGGTGGCGATCCCTTATCAGAACATCATTGCGTATTACGGGTGGACCTTTTCTCCCGAAGTCACTTACCTGCTCCGGTTTATTCCTTTGCTGAGAGGGGGATACGCATTGGCCATCGTAGTGGGCTGGCTCACCTATAACCGGGCTTCCAGCCTGTTCGTCTCCTATCTGACGATGTTGCTGGCAACGGTCTATTTCGCCAGCCTTGCCTTCTTTGTCCTTGAACATAAAGTGAATCCGTTGGTCACGGATTATGGAGACGCTTTGTGGTGGGCATTTATGGATGTGACTACCGTCGGGTCGAATATAATCGCGATGACGACCACCGGAAGAGTACTCTCCGTACTGCTGGCAGCTTTGGGAATGATGATGTTCCCGATCTTTACAGTCTATATTACGAATCTGATTCAGCAGTCTAATCAAAAGAAAAAGCAGTATTATGCGGAAGAGGAAGAAAAGACGGCGTCTGCATAG
- the gadC gene encoding putative glutamine/gamma-aminobutyrate antiporter GadC, translating into MANIKNAVKLGVFTLAIMNVTAVVSLRGLPAEAVYGMSSAFYYLFAAIVFLIPTSLVAAELAAMFQDKQGGVFRWVGEAYGKKLGFLAIWVQWIESTIWYPTVLTFGAVSIAFIGMNDVHDMSLANNKYYTLVVVLIIYWLATFISLKGMSWVGKVAKIGGMVGTIIPAALLIILGIIYLATGGQSNMDFHSSFFPDFTNFDNVVLAASIFLFYAGMEMGGIHVKDVENPSKNYPKAVFIGALITVLIFVLGTFALGVIIPAKDINLTQSLLVGFDNYFRYIHASWLSPIIAIALAFGVLAGVLTWVAGPSKGIFAVGKAGYMPPFFQKTNKLGVQKNILFVQGIAVTVLSLLFVVMPSVQSFYQILSQLTVILYLIMYLLMFSGAIALRYKMKKLNRPFRIGKSGNGLMWFIGGLGFCGSLLAFILSFIPPSQISTGSNTVWFSVLIIGALIVVVAPFIIYASKKPSWVDPNSNFEPFHWEVQPQAVTVGVTANSANAARPASASTSSASPVSSATARPASTPTSGPASAGSTTSGSTPTSNPAPSGGNTAASNGSPDSGIKDAGAPKS; encoded by the coding sequence ATGGCAAATATTAAAAATGCAGTGAAGCTGGGCGTGTTTACCCTGGCTATCATGAACGTTACGGCAGTAGTATCATTGCGTGGGCTACCAGCCGAGGCCGTATACGGAATGAGTTCGGCCTTCTACTATCTTTTCGCGGCGATTGTCTTCCTTATCCCGACATCGCTCGTAGCAGCTGAACTGGCAGCTATGTTTCAGGATAAGCAAGGTGGTGTGTTCCGGTGGGTAGGCGAAGCCTACGGCAAGAAACTGGGATTCCTCGCCATCTGGGTACAATGGATCGAAAGTACGATCTGGTATCCTACCGTATTGACATTCGGTGCCGTATCCATCGCCTTCATCGGAATGAACGACGTACATGATATGTCGCTGGCAAACAACAAGTATTACACCCTCGTCGTAGTTCTTATCATCTACTGGCTGGCTACATTCATTTCTCTGAAAGGTATGAGCTGGGTTGGTAAGGTAGCCAAAATCGGTGGTATGGTGGGTACGATTATTCCGGCCGCTTTGCTGATTATATTAGGTATTATCTATCTGGCAACTGGAGGACAATCCAATATGGATTTCCACAGCAGCTTCTTCCCTGACTTTACCAACTTCGATAACGTCGTCCTTGCTGCCAGTATCTTCCTGTTTTATGCCGGTATGGAAATGGGCGGTATCCACGTAAAAGACGTAGAGAACCCTTCCAAGAACTATCCGAAAGCCGTATTTATCGGTGCGCTGATCACTGTTCTTATCTTCGTATTGGGAACCTTCGCATTGGGCGTTATCATCCCTGCTAAGGATATTAACTTAACTCAGAGTCTGCTCGTCGGTTTCGATAACTATTTCAGATACATTCACGCTTCCTGGTTGTCACCGATCATCGCTATCGCTCTTGCATTCGGAGTGTTGGCAGGTGTGCTGACATGGGTTGCAGGTCCGTCAAAAGGTATCTTTGCCGTAGGTAAAGCAGGTTATATGCCTCCGTTCTTCCAGAAAACAAACAAACTGGGTGTACAGAAGAATATCTTGTTCGTGCAGGGTATCGCTGTGACTGTACTGAGTTTGTTGTTCGTCGTTATGCCTTCCGTACAGAGTTTCTATCAGATTCTGTCACAGCTGACAGTGATTCTTTATCTGATTATGTATCTGTTGATGTTCTCCGGAGCTATCGCACTGCGTTATAAGATGAAGAAATTGAATCGTCCGTTCCGTATCGGTAAATCCGGTAACGGTTTAATGTGGTTCATTGGTGGTCTTGGCTTCTGTGGTTCATTGCTCGCATTCATTCTGAGCTTTATCCCGCCCAGCCAGATTTCTACCGGTAGCAATACCGTTTGGTTCTCCGTATTGATCATCGGTGCATTGATCGTAGTCGTTGCTCCGTTTATCATCTACGCATCCAAGAAACCGTCTTGGGTAGATCCAAACTCTAATTTCGAGCCGTTCCATTGGGAAGTTCAGCCTCAGGCTGTTACTGTCGGTGTTACTGCCAACAGTGCAAATGCCGCTCGTCCGGCTTCTGCTTCGACATCGTCTGCAAGTCCGGTCAGTTCCGCTACTGCCAGACCAGCAAGTACCCCAACTTCCGGTCCGGCAAGCGCAGGCTCTACAACCTCCGGTTCTACTCCGACAAGCAATCCAGCTCCTTCCGGTGGAAATACCGCAGCAAGCAACGGATCGCCAGATTCCGGAATTAAAGATGCGGGTGCACCTAAATCTTAA